From a region of the Methylocystis hirsuta genome:
- a CDS encoding glycine--tRNA ligase subunit alpha, translated as MPPVSPHLSPIRSFQGLILTLQNFWAAQGCVILQPYDMEMGAGTFHPATTLRALGPKPWRAAYAQPCRRPKDGRYGENPNRLQHYYQFQVILKPSPPDLQELYLASLSAIGVDPKLHDIRFVEDDWESPTLGAWGLGWECWCDGMEVSQFTYFQQVAGFECAPVAGELTYGLERLACYLQGVDSIMELNFNGRDGDEKVTYADVFLQAEQEYSRHNFEAADTGKLFEDFKDAESECERLLHFGAGSGDEMHLMALPAYDQCIKASHAFNLLDARGVISVTERQSYILRVRELAKACGAAWLRTAGGGANG; from the coding sequence ATGCCCCCCGTCTCACCCCACCTCTCCCCGATCCGCTCCTTCCAGGGGCTCATTCTCACCCTGCAGAACTTCTGGGCGGCGCAGGGCTGCGTCATTCTGCAGCCCTATGACATGGAGATGGGCGCGGGCACCTTTCACCCGGCGACGACGCTGCGCGCGCTCGGCCCAAAGCCGTGGCGCGCCGCCTATGCGCAGCCCTGCCGGCGGCCCAAGGACGGGCGCTATGGCGAGAATCCCAATCGCCTGCAGCATTACTATCAGTTCCAGGTGATCCTCAAACCCTCGCCCCCGGATCTGCAGGAGCTCTATCTCGCCTCGCTTTCTGCGATTGGCGTTGACCCGAAGCTCCACGACATCCGCTTCGTCGAGGACGATTGGGAAAGCCCGACGCTCGGCGCCTGGGGGCTGGGCTGGGAGTGTTGGTGCGACGGCATGGAGGTCTCGCAGTTCACCTATTTCCAGCAGGTGGCGGGCTTCGAATGCGCGCCGGTCGCCGGCGAACTCACCTATGGGCTGGAGCGTCTCGCCTGCTATCTGCAGGGCGTCGACAGCATCATGGAGCTGAATTTCAACGGCCGCGACGGCGACGAGAAAGTCACCTACGCCGACGTCTTCCTGCAGGCCGAGCAGGAATATTCGCGCCACAATTTTGAGGCCGCCGACACCGGAAAACTTTTTGAAGATTTCAAGGACGCCGAATCCGAATGCGAGCGCCTCTTACATTTTGGCGCGGGCTCCGGCGACGAGATGCATCTCATGGCGCTGCCGGCCTATGACCAATGCATCAAGGCGAGCCACGCCTTCAATCTTCTGGACGCGCGCGGCGTGATCTCGGTGACCGAGCGCCAAAGCTATATTCTGCGCGTGCGCGAACTCGCCAAGGCCTGCGGCGCGGCATGGCTGCGCACGGCGGGCGGCGGCGCGAACGGATAG
- a CDS encoding gamma-glutamylcyclotransferase → MGSASPRDEDFWVFGYGSLMWRPGFDFIDSALAWVHGYHRALCIFSHVHRGTPERPGLVLGLDRGGCCQGVAFKVAGRDRAETVRYLRERELVTSVYLEKTLGVRFVDGGGAKALAYVVDRTHIQYAGRLPEDEMIRLIAEGVGLNGDNPAYVRNTYEHLLRLDIHDAELAEIVRRLDRQSCRAAGPATGGAGDEPTPL, encoded by the coding sequence ATGGGTTCAGCCAGTCCGCGGGACGAAGATTTCTGGGTGTTCGGCTACGGGTCGCTGATGTGGCGGCCGGGCTTCGACTTCATCGACAGCGCGCTCGCCTGGGTGCACGGCTATCACCGCGCGCTGTGCATCTTCTCGCATGTCCACCGCGGCACGCCGGAGCGGCCGGGGCTCGTGCTGGGGCTCGATCGCGGCGGCTGCTGCCAGGGCGTCGCCTTCAAGGTCGCGGGACGCGACCGCGCCGAAACGGTTCGCTATCTGCGCGAACGCGAACTCGTCACCTCGGTCTATCTGGAGAAAACGCTCGGCGTGCGATTCGTCGACGGCGGCGGCGCCAAGGCCCTCGCCTATGTCGTCGACCGCACGCATATCCAATACGCCGGGCGGCTGCCGGAGGACGAGATGATTCGCCTGATCGCCGAGGGCGTCGGCCTCAATGGCGACAATCCCGCCTATGTGCGCAACACCTACGAACATCTGCTGCGGCTCGACATCCATGACGCCGAGCTCGCCGAAATCGTCCGCCGGCTCGATCGTCAGTCATGCAGAGCCGCCGGGCCCGCGACCGGCGGCGCCGGCGATGAGCCGACGCCGCTTTGA
- a CDS encoding IS110 family transposase yields MQGKALPDQSAQAQVYVGVDVCKDWLDVYFHPLGKALRIANDRHGLKHLKRACEGVAIARLVLEATGKYHRQAHRSLHAAGLPVAVVNPLRSRLFAEAVGALAKTDRIDARMLALLGARLDPAAAPPAGEAMDGLQELVRARQSAVADKTALSNRAGEAETDFLRVELAQLIAEAERHIARLDEEIGRRIDTDERLAERFRILLSIKGVGPIAAMTLLSCLGEIGACSGKGAAMLAGLAPIARDSGDKNGQRRIRGGRAHVRTALYMAAVAAARWNPDLAAFYKRLRENGKAAKIAITAVMRKIVVLANVLIRENRQWTPTRP; encoded by the coding sequence ATGCAAGGCAAGGCATTGCCCGACCAAAGCGCGCAAGCGCAAGTTTACGTCGGCGTCGACGTCTGTAAAGACTGGCTCGACGTTTATTTCCATCCGCTTGGCAAGGCCCTGCGGATCGCCAACGACCGTCACGGCTTGAAGCACCTGAAACGCGCGTGCGAAGGCGTCGCCATCGCGCGCCTCGTTTTGGAGGCGACCGGCAAGTATCATCGGCAAGCGCATCGCAGCCTTCATGCGGCGGGCCTGCCCGTAGCCGTGGTCAATCCGCTGCGTTCGCGATTGTTCGCCGAGGCGGTTGGCGCGCTCGCCAAGACCGATCGGATCGACGCGCGCATGCTGGCGTTGCTTGGCGCGCGCCTCGATCCGGCCGCCGCGCCGCCGGCAGGCGAAGCCATGGACGGGCTGCAGGAGCTCGTGCGCGCCAGGCAATCCGCCGTGGCCGACAAGACCGCGCTCTCCAATCGCGCCGGCGAGGCTGAAACGGATTTTTTGCGCGTCGAGCTGGCGCAGCTCATCGCCGAGGCGGAACGTCATATTGCTCGCCTCGACGAAGAGATCGGACGACGCATCGACACCGACGAACGGCTGGCCGAGCGCTTTCGCATCCTTTTGTCGATCAAGGGCGTCGGCCCCATCGCGGCGATGACGCTCCTTTCCTGTCTTGGCGAAATCGGCGCTTGCTCGGGAAAAGGCGCGGCCATGCTCGCGGGCCTCGCCCCGATCGCCCGCGACAGTGGCGACAAAAATGGCCAGCGGCGCATCCGCGGAGGGCGCGCCCATGTGCGGACCGCCCTCTATATGGCGGCCGTCGCCGCCGCGAGATGGAACCCTGATCTCGCCGCCTTTTACAAACGTCTACGCGAAAACGGAAAAGCCGCCAAAATCGCCATCACGGCCGTCATGCGAAAAATCGTCGTTCTCGCAAACGTCCTCATCCGTGAAAATCGTCAGTGGACCCCAACGCGGCCTTGA
- the smc gene encoding chromosome segregation protein SMC produces the protein MKFERLRLLGFKSFCEPTDFLIEPGLTGVVGPNGCGKSNLVEALRWVMGENSYKNMRASGMDDVIFSGGGSRPARNLAEVGLVLDNSSRTAPAAFNDADAIEVTRRIEREQGSTYRINGREVRARDVQLLFADAATGARSPSLVRQGQIGEIISAKPQARRRILEDAAGVAGLHSRRHEAELRLNAASENLTRLEDVLKQVDSQADSLKRQARQASKYRGLAAQIRKNEALAALLAYQLAAQQLQGAASKLDAGRRSVQDRTLEQAEAAKFQAVAAHELPPLRDKEAEAGAALHRLVVARQALEADEQRAKQRIAELQRHIEQFGRDLERERALIQDAAEVAQRLEDERAELQGGDAHDAGRETEAQARLIDIEAALAATEAELSSAQEQLAGVNAKRAALEAALRDENQRVARFEAELTRIETEFALIAGQGGGADEVERLAQAFEQAAQDARAAEETTQEAEAATRRARDAETAARTPLEPAALRAQRLETEIRTLEHLLQTGSGGLWAPVVESMTVEKGYETALGAALGDDLDASADDSAPAHWSVTSGEGDPALPNGVRALAALVDAPPALRRRLAQIGVVLRAEGESLRKLLKPGQRLVSKEGDLWRWDGFTQAAEAPTAAARRLAEKNRLADLRVEAAAARAAADSLTQELNAAREAARAAAAAEAEARDAHRRARVRLEEARERHSTAERRQAQIAQRLSALQEAKAHTLANRDEAAQKRASVTQALDQLEEPAFLAGALENLRGRALAERAQAGEARAAVASLRHERAARASRLSAIARETSSWAERRDRAQDRIGELEERLATAQEEHARIGDAPDAFIGQRRALMNALEAAEAARRDASDARASAETRLAEADRAARAALEAMSAAREDMARSEAQLEAARQRVADVERAIAHDLESTPQALAQLAEVKDGDDLPEIADIERRLENLRADRERLGAVNLRAEDELTEVEAQREKMIAERDDLSEAIKKLRAAIASLNKEGRERMLAAFDKVNEHFKELFTILFDGGAAELQLVESDDPLEAGLDILARPPGKKPTTMTLLSGGEQALTAMSLIFAVFLTNPSPICVLDEVDAPLDDSNVERFCDLLEEMRKKTDTRFVTITHNPITMARMDRLFGVTQAERGISQLVSVDLEQAEKFALAS, from the coding sequence ATGAAATTCGAGCGCCTGCGCCTTCTGGGCTTCAAGAGCTTCTGCGAGCCGACCGATTTCCTCATCGAGCCGGGCTTGACCGGCGTCGTCGGCCCCAATGGCTGCGGCAAATCGAATCTCGTCGAAGCCCTGCGCTGGGTGATGGGCGAGAACTCCTACAAAAACATGCGCGCGTCCGGCATGGACGACGTGATTTTCTCGGGCGGCGGCTCGCGCCCGGCGCGCAATCTGGCCGAGGTCGGGCTGGTGCTCGACAATTCGTCGCGCACCGCGCCGGCGGCCTTCAACGACGCCGACGCCATCGAGGTGACGCGCCGAATCGAGCGCGAGCAGGGCTCCACCTACCGAATCAATGGCCGCGAGGTGCGCGCCCGCGACGTGCAGCTTCTCTTCGCCGACGCCGCCACCGGCGCGCGCTCGCCCTCGCTCGTGCGCCAGGGCCAGATCGGCGAGATCATTTCGGCGAAGCCGCAGGCGCGCCGCCGCATCCTCGAAGACGCCGCCGGCGTCGCCGGGCTGCATTCGCGCCGGCACGAAGCTGAGCTGCGCCTCAACGCCGCATCGGAAAATCTCACGCGCCTCGAAGACGTGCTGAAGCAGGTCGACAGCCAGGCCGACAGCTTGAAGCGGCAGGCGCGCCAGGCCTCCAAATACCGCGGGCTGGCGGCGCAAATCCGCAAGAATGAGGCGCTGGCGGCGCTTCTCGCCTATCAGCTCGCCGCACAGCAGCTGCAGGGCGCCGCTTCGAAGCTCGACGCCGGCCGGCGCAGCGTGCAGGACCGCACGCTGGAGCAGGCGGAGGCGGCGAAGTTTCAGGCGGTCGCCGCGCATGAGCTGCCGCCGCTGCGCGACAAGGAGGCCGAGGCTGGCGCGGCGCTGCATCGGCTGGTCGTCGCGCGTCAGGCGCTCGAGGCCGACGAGCAGCGCGCCAAGCAGCGAATCGCCGAACTTCAGCGTCATATCGAACAGTTCGGCCGCGATCTCGAGCGCGAGCGCGCGCTGATTCAGGATGCGGCCGAGGTCGCGCAGCGGCTCGAGGACGAGCGCGCCGAGCTGCAAGGCGGCGACGCCCACGACGCCGGCCGCGAGACAGAGGCGCAAGCGCGGCTGATCGACATCGAAGCGGCGCTGGCGGCGACCGAGGCCGAGCTGTCGAGCGCGCAGGAGCAGCTCGCCGGCGTCAACGCCAAGCGGGCGGCGCTTGAGGCGGCGCTGCGCGACGAAAATCAGCGGGTCGCGCGCTTCGAGGCGGAGCTGACCCGCATCGAGACGGAATTTGCGCTGATCGCCGGGCAGGGCGGCGGCGCCGACGAGGTCGAGCGTCTCGCGCAGGCTTTCGAACAGGCGGCGCAGGACGCGCGCGCCGCCGAAGAGACGACGCAGGAGGCCGAGGCCGCCACGCGGCGGGCGCGCGACGCCGAGACCGCCGCCCGCACGCCGCTGGAGCCGGCGGCGCTGCGCGCCCAGCGGCTTGAGACCGAAATCCGCACGCTCGAGCATCTGCTGCAAACGGGCTCCGGCGGCCTCTGGGCGCCGGTGGTCGAGAGCATGACCGTCGAGAAGGGCTATGAGACGGCGCTGGGCGCGGCGCTCGGCGACGATCTTGACGCCTCGGCCGACGATTCGGCGCCGGCGCATTGGTCGGTGACGTCCGGGGAGGGCGATCCGGCCCTGCCCAATGGCGTGCGCGCGCTCGCCGCGCTTGTCGACGCGCCGCCGGCGCTGCGCCGCCGTCTGGCGCAGATCGGCGTCGTGCTGCGCGCCGAGGGCGAGAGCCTGCGCAAGCTTTTAAAGCCCGGCCAGCGGCTCGTCTCGAAAGAGGGCGATCTGTGGCGCTGGGACGGCTTCACTCAGGCCGCCGAGGCGCCGACCGCCGCCGCGCGCCGCCTCGCCGAAAAGAACCGGCTTGCCGATCTGCGCGTCGAGGCCGCCGCCGCGCGCGCCGCGGCCGATTCGCTGACCCAAGAGCTGAACGCAGCGCGCGAGGCCGCGCGAGCGGCCGCCGCGGCCGAAGCGGAGGCGCGCGACGCGCATCGCCGCGCCCGCGTCCGCCTGGAGGAAGCGCGCGAGCGCCATTCGACGGCGGAGCGTCGTCAGGCGCAAATCGCCCAGCGCCTGTCGGCGCTGCAGGAAGCCAAGGCGCACACGCTCGCCAATCGCGACGAGGCCGCGCAGAAGCGCGCGAGCGTGACGCAGGCGCTCGACCAGCTTGAGGAGCCGGCCTTTCTCGCCGGCGCTTTGGAGAATTTGCGCGGCCGCGCTTTGGCCGAGCGCGCCCAGGCCGGCGAGGCGCGGGCCGCGGTCGCCTCCCTGCGCCACGAAAGAGCGGCGCGCGCGTCGCGGCTCTCGGCGATCGCGCGCGAAACTTCGTCATGGGCGGAGCGCCGCGATCGCGCGCAGGACCGCATCGGCGAGCTGGAAGAGCGGCTGGCGACGGCGCAAGAGGAACATGCCCGCATAGGCGACGCGCCCGACGCTTTCATCGGCCAGCGCCGCGCGCTGATGAATGCGCTCGAAGCGGCCGAGGCCGCGCGCCGCGACGCCTCCGACGCGCGCGCCAGCGCTGAAACGCGCCTCGCCGAAGCCGACCGCGCGGCCCGCGCCGCGCTTGAGGCGATGAGCGCCGCGCGCGAAGACATGGCGCGCAGCGAGGCGCAGCTGGAGGCCGCGCGCCAGCGCGTCGCCGACGTCGAGCGGGCGATCGCCCATGATCTCGAATCGACGCCGCAGGCGCTCGCCCAACTCGCCGAGGTCAAAGACGGCGACGATCTACCGGAGATCGCCGACATCGAACGGCGGCTTGAGAATTTACGCGCCGACCGCGAACGGCTCGGCGCCGTCAATCTGCGCGCCGAGGACGAACTCACCGAGGTCGAGGCGCAGCGCGAAAAGATGATCGCCGAGCGCGACGATCTTTCGGAAGCCATCAAGAAATTGCGCGCCGCGATCGCCAGTCTCAACAAGGAGGGCCGCGAGCGCATGCTCGCCGCCTTCGACAAGGTCAACGAACACTTCAAGGAGCTGTTCACCATCCTATTCGACGGCGGCGCGGCCGAACTGCAGCTTGTCGAAAGCGACGATCCGCTGGAGGCCGGCCTCGACATTCTGGCGCGACCGCCCGGCAAGAAGCCGACGACGATGACGCTGCTCTCCGGCGGCGAGCAGGCGTTGACCGCCATGTCGCTGATTTTCGCGGTGTTCCTGACGAATCCGTCGCCGATCTGCGTGCTCGACGAGGTCGACGCGCCGCTCGACGACAGCAATGTCGAGCGCTTCTGCGATCTCTTGGAGGAGATGCGCAAGAAGACCGACACGCGCTTCGTCACCATCACCCATAATCCGATCACCATGGCGCGCATGGACCGGCTGTTCGGCGTGACGCAGGCCGAGCGCGGCATCTCGCAGCTCGTCTCGGTCGATCTGGAGCAGGCGGAAAAATTCGCGCTGGCGAGTTGA
- a CDS encoding AI-2E family transporter codes for MTRSEFVLRSVIFVAIALAPFLIWLLFNVIVLATGAVLVATLIHLVATPFLKIRLPRGVALTLSGLLIASIIGGTFYLFGRTMAGEFHDVLRRAEQTADAISLEIARSGLSDYLPSSFGENISLSGLIGRSFTISIEAVLGGLVAFFAGVFIASEPALYSEGFTLLFAPRWRNRARETLGHVSTALRRWLLGQMIEMVTMGVMAGVAVWLIGLPSPFALGAISGLSEFIPYIGPILAIFPSVAVAATIGPYTMLWTILAYLAIHQLDGNMIMPLIQRQLVRVPPALMLISIALFGTLFGLGATIFAAPLTVVIYVAVIKLYVRDTLGESTTLPGEKADPKSLPGAGMSSISPSSD; via the coding sequence ATGACCAGAAGCGAATTCGTTCTGCGCTCAGTGATTTTCGTCGCCATTGCCCTCGCGCCGTTTCTCATCTGGCTGCTCTTCAATGTCATTGTTCTGGCGACTGGCGCAGTGCTCGTCGCGACGCTCATTCACCTCGTCGCAACGCCGTTCCTGAAGATCCGTCTGCCGCGCGGCGTGGCGCTCACGCTTTCGGGCCTGCTGATCGCCTCGATCATCGGCGGGACTTTCTATCTCTTCGGCCGCACGATGGCTGGCGAGTTTCACGACGTGCTGCGCCGCGCCGAGCAAACGGCGGACGCGATCTCGCTCGAGATCGCCCGATCGGGACTCTCTGACTATCTGCCGTCTTCCTTCGGCGAAAATATTTCGCTGTCGGGTCTGATCGGACGTTCGTTCACCATCAGCATCGAGGCCGTTCTTGGCGGACTCGTGGCCTTTTTCGCCGGCGTGTTCATCGCGAGCGAGCCGGCGCTCTACAGCGAAGGCTTCACGCTGCTGTTTGCGCCGCGCTGGCGCAACAGAGCGCGGGAAACGCTCGGCCACGTCTCCACGGCGCTGCGCCGCTGGCTGCTCGGTCAGATGATTGAAATGGTCACGATGGGCGTCATGGCCGGCGTGGCGGTCTGGCTCATCGGCCTGCCGTCGCCCTTCGCGCTTGGCGCCATATCGGGGCTCTCGGAATTCATCCCCTATATCGGGCCGATTCTGGCGATCTTTCCCTCAGTGGCGGTCGCGGCCACGATCGGACCCTATACGATGCTTTGGACGATCCTCGCCTATCTCGCCATTCATCAGCTCGACGGCAACATGATCATGCCGCTCATCCAGCGGCAATTGGTGCGCGTGCCGCCGGCGCTCATGCTCATTTCGATCGCGCTGTTCGGCACGCTGTTCGGATTGGGCGCGACGATCTTCGCCGCGCCGCTGACGGTCGTCATCTATGTCGCGGTGATCAAGCTCTATGTGCGAGATACGCTCGGCGAGTCGACGACGCTGCCGGGGGAGAAGGCGGATCCGAAGAGTCTGCCTGGCGCTGGGATGAGTTCAATCTCGCCGAGCAGCGATTGA
- a CDS encoding type II toxin-antitoxin system Phd/YefM family antitoxin — protein MKTVKLRDAKALLSALIEDAAQGRPTTITRHGVAVAVLTPIEAARKLYPQKAHSFADLLLSFPGGVEFERNASPPRDVDL, from the coding sequence ATGAAAACAGTAAAACTCAGAGATGCGAAAGCGCTTCTCTCCGCGCTTATCGAAGACGCGGCGCAGGGTCGGCCAACGACGATTACGCGGCACGGCGTCGCCGTGGCGGTTCTCACGCCCATCGAAGCGGCGCGAAAACTATATCCGCAGAAGGCGCACAGCTTCGCCGATCTCCTATTGTCCTTTCCCGGCGGCGTCGAATTCGAGCGCAACGCCTCGCCGCCGCGCGACGTTGACCTGTGA
- a CDS encoding type II toxin-antitoxin system VapC family toxin: MTLNYLLDTSVISLLAPERPRLNSDLEKWIDSRQDQLFLSAVTILEIEQGIKKLVRAGGSARADRLTEWLNAILYDFGDRVLVVDAVVARLAGAMSDAAIAAGAHPGLADVLIAATAKAHSALVLTRNGRHFAALGADFVDPLESLP, from the coding sequence GTGACCTTAAATTATCTGTTGGATACATCCGTCATTTCATTGCTTGCGCCTGAGCGGCCGCGACTGAACTCCGACCTAGAGAAGTGGATCGACAGCCGGCAAGACCAGCTGTTTCTTTCCGCAGTCACAATTCTCGAAATTGAGCAGGGAATAAAGAAGCTCGTGCGAGCGGGAGGGTCGGCGCGGGCTGACCGACTTACTGAATGGTTGAATGCGATTCTGTATGATTTCGGCGATCGCGTTCTGGTCGTCGACGCGGTCGTCGCGCGTCTCGCCGGCGCTATGTCCGACGCTGCAATCGCAGCCGGCGCACACCCCGGGCTCGCCGATGTCTTGATCGCCGCGACGGCGAAAGCGCATTCGGCGCTGGTGCTGACTCGTAACGGCAGACATTTTGCCGCGCTGGGAGCCGACTTCGTGGATCCGCTTGAGAGTCTGCCGTAG
- a CDS encoding ceramidase domain-containing protein — protein MDWRAPVMDYCERQSSAFWAEPANALTNFAFVIAAAAAFVLWRRRGGADYPALALIIVTASVGVGSFIFHTIATRGAMLLDVIPIAIFIYGYFLLALRRYFRLPMAPAAALTLAFAAISFFATTIEALNGSVGYLPALAALAIFAALLWPRGERRATAQALAAAALIFAISLAFRTIDRAICPAFPLGAHVLWHMLNACVLWLLLRAAILADRDQASPIQNAKEPTAA, from the coding sequence ATGGATTGGCGCGCGCCGGTAATGGATTATTGCGAAAGGCAGAGCTCGGCCTTCTGGGCGGAGCCGGCGAATGCGTTGACCAATTTCGCCTTTGTCATCGCCGCCGCGGCCGCGTTTGTGCTCTGGCGACGGCGGGGCGGGGCGGATTATCCTGCGCTCGCGCTCATCATCGTCACGGCGTCGGTCGGCGTTGGCAGCTTCATCTTCCATACGATCGCGACGCGCGGCGCCATGCTGCTCGACGTCATTCCGATCGCGATCTTCATCTATGGCTATTTCCTGCTGGCGCTTCGCCGTTACTTTCGCTTGCCGATGGCGCCGGCGGCGGCGCTCACGCTCGCCTTCGCGGCCATTTCATTTTTCGCAACGACAATCGAGGCGCTGAACGGTTCGGTCGGCTATCTGCCGGCGCTTGCCGCGCTGGCGATTTTCGCCGCGCTGCTGTGGCCACGCGGCGAGCGGCGCGCGACCGCGCAAGCGCTTGCCGCGGCCGCGCTCATTTTCGCAATCTCGCTTGCCTTTCGAACGATCGATCGCGCGATCTGTCCCGCCTTTCCGCTCGGCGCGCATGTCCTGTGGCATATGCTGAACGCCTGCGTGTTGTGGCTGCTGCTGCGCGCGGCGATTCTCGCGGACCGCGATCAGGCAAGCCCGATCCAGAACGCGAAAGAGCCGACCGCCGCGTGA
- a CDS encoding CPBP family intramembrane glutamic endopeptidase, whose translation MTLPLRSLTPLIGFLLLLLAPSLAIAGGALSFQIRFEALLVVSLLCIAACVLGGYSFAELGLGAPRGARAWLICGALTCLLLAGVVVEAQFLSHSTPEPNWVAFAPFYVLVSSPCQEIVCRSIPKLIADRLQMSGRHYVLFSSAVFSLMHGAYGDPVLLANTFLAGVAWSTAYLFTRNVWPLTASHAAVGSFAFWIGLA comes from the coding sequence ATGACGCTCCCCTTGCGATCCCTGACGCCGCTGATCGGCTTCCTGCTCCTGCTGCTCGCGCCGAGCCTCGCGATCGCCGGCGGCGCGCTGTCGTTTCAAATCCGCTTTGAGGCGCTGCTCGTCGTTTCCCTCCTTTGCATCGCCGCCTGCGTGCTCGGCGGATATTCCTTCGCTGAACTCGGTCTGGGCGCGCCCCGAGGCGCTCGCGCCTGGCTGATCTGCGGCGCCCTGACCTGCCTGCTTCTGGCGGGAGTCGTCGTCGAAGCGCAGTTCCTGAGCCATTCGACTCCAGAGCCGAACTGGGTCGCCTTCGCGCCCTTCTATGTGCTCGTGTCGAGCCCCTGCCAGGAGATCGTCTGCCGCTCGATCCCCAAGCTGATCGCCGATCGGCTGCAGATGAGCGGACGCCATTACGTGCTGTTTTCCTCGGCGGTCTTTTCACTCATGCACGGCGCCTATGGCGATCCCGTCCTGCTCGCCAACACGTTTCTGGCCGGAGTCGCCTGGAGCACCGCATATCTTTTCACGCGCAACGTCTGGCCGCTGACCGCCTCTCACGCGGCGGTCGGCTCTTTCGCGTTCTGGATCGGGCTTGCCTGA